CCGCCTCGGCCACCAGGGACATGTACGCCTCCGAGCAGGCCAAGGAGGAGCAGTGGCGCAAGTACCACGGCAAGGCCGTCGGCGTTCCGGGCACCGTTGCCGGCATGGCTATGGCCCTGGAGAAGTACGGCACCATGACCCTGGCCGAGGTCCTGCAGCCGGCGATCAAGCTGGCCGAGGAGGGCTTCCCTCTGGCCGGCGTGACGAGCAACGCCGCCGAGAGTCACTTCGACACCCTCACCAAGTGGAACACCGACAAGAACCTGGAGCCCTTCTTCAAGGACGGCCTGCCCCAGGAGCCCGGTGTGCATATCAAACTCCCCCGCCTGGCCGAGGCCTTCAAGCTTCTGGCCAAGGACGGCACCAAGGCCTTCTACCACGGCCCCATCGGCGAGGCCGTTGTGAAGGCCGTCAACAAGGCCGAGGGCCACATGACCATGGAAGACCTGGCCAACTACGAGGTCAAGATCCGCAAGCCCGCCGAGGGCACCTACCGGGGCTACAAGATCTACTCCATGTGCCCGCCCTCCTCCGGCGGCGTCACCCTGGTGGAGATCCTCAACATCCTGGAGAACTTCCCCCTCTACCAGTGGGGCCACAACAGCCCCAAGACGATCCACCACATGGCCGAGGCCTTCAAGATGGCCTTCGCCGACCGCGGCACCTATCTGGCCGACCCCGCATTTGTGGACATCCCCATGGAGGGCCTGCTCTCCAAGGAGTACGCCAAGGAGCTGGCCGGCAAGATCAAGGCCGACAGCGTCATGACGGATATCCCCGCCGGCGATCCCTCGGCCTACGAGCACCACTCCACCACCCACACCTCCGTGGCCGACGAGGCGGGCAACATCGTCTCCTTCACCCAGACCATCAACTACTTCTTCGGCTCCAGCGTGATCGACGAGAAGTACGGCATCATCCTCAACAACGAGCTGGCCGACTTCTCCTCCAACCCCGAGAGCGTCAACGCCCCCGAGCCGGGCAAGCGGCCGCTGTCGTCCATGTCGCCGAGCATCGTCCTCGACCATGACGGCGAGCCCTTCCTGGCCGCCGGCACCCCCGGCGCCTGGCGGATCATCACCTCCATGGCCCAGATCGTCAGCAACATCGTGGACTACGACATGAGCATCGACGGCGCCATCGAGGCACCGCGCTTCACCTGCCGTTCCGTCGGCGGTTCGCCCGACAAGCTGAAGCTCGAGTCCCGGATCCCCCAGGTCGTGGTGGACGCCCTGGCCGGCATGGGCTACGAGATCGAGATGAAAGACGCCTACGACCTCTACTTCGGCGGCGCCCAGGGCATCCTCTGGAAGGGCCCGGCCCTTCTGGGAGGCGCAGACTCCAGGCGCGACGGAGCCGCTGTCGGCTACTAGAAACAGCGCTCCACAGAGACGCACAGCCTGTAGTATCATGGAGGGGACGTTGCGGCGTCCCCTCTTTTGGTATGCCCAGAGCTCCGGGAAGGCAGGTGGATCGATGAACGGACAGCCGCCGAACGGCGAAGCCCTCCAGCGTGGCCAGGTCTTTCTCCTCTGGTGTCCCATGTTCTTCGCCCTCTGGATCGCCTTCTCCTGGATCCCGCCCACGCCGGTCTTCCACTTCATGGATGTGGCGGCGCAGTCCGGGGACAGCGGCTACCTGCTGGCCGCCGCCTCGGTACTGGTGCTGTTCAACACCGCCAGGGCCATCCCGCTCTACCTGGCCTGGTTCCTGCTGGGAGACACCCTCTCCGAGTGGCACCGGCGCACCGCCCACCTCTCCTGGGCGCTCCCCCTGGCGGGGATTCCCCTTTCCTACCTGGTGATGTCCCGCATGGTGGCGCCCCACTTCGGCATCCCCGCCGTGCTCAGCGTGGCCAGCGTGCTGGCCCTGCTGGTGCTGACCAGGCAGGTCAAGGGCTGGGGCAACAAGTCGCTGGCCCTGGGCGTGCTGGTCTTCTCCTTCCAGTGGCTGGATATCATCCCATCGCTCACCGCCGTGGGCGCCGGGCGGGGGGAGCTCTCCCTGGCCATCAAGAACCTGGCCCTCCTCATGGACCGGGCCAATGTCCTGGAGACCACCGGCTGGATCGTCTTTTTCAGTCTCTTCGCCGGCGCCATGGTGACCAACGAACTGCTGGTCAGCTACAGCCTCCGCCTCCGGCAGCTCCACCTCCTCAGAGCGAAGGAGCAGGAGCTCGCCCGGCTGCGGATGAACAGCCTGGAGCAGCGCAACGTGATGGAGAAGCAGCACCTGGTGCACGACCTCAAACGGCCGCTCACCACCATCCTGGGCCTCTCCGACGTGCTGCGGGCCACCCTGGCGGAGGGCGCAGGCAGGCGGCACGCCGACCACCTCAGCGACGCGGCGCTCTCCATGAGCGACATGATCTCCGAGATCCTCAGCGAGAAGGCCCGGCGCGAGCTGCCCGTGGCCGAGGTGGTGGACTACACCCTCAACCAGGTGAGCCCCTTTCCCTGGCGGGACCGGATCGCCACCCACCTTCCGGAGCCCCTGGGCCGCCAGACGGTGCGGGTGAACCTGGTGCGTTTCTCCCGGGCGCTGGTGAACCTGCTGGACAACGCCCGCCGGGCCACCGAGGGGGTGCGTGACGCCGCCATCGAGCTGGCGGTAGAGGGACGGGAAGGGGAGCTCGCCTTCGCCGTCCGCGACAACGGGCCGGGCTTTGCGAAAGAGCGGGGCGATTCCGGATGGAGCTCCACCGGCCTGGGGCTCGACTACGTCCGGGGCGTGGCGGAAAACCACCGGGGCCGGCTGGAGATCTCCCGCGCCCCGGGCATCACCGAGGCCGCCGTGGTGCTGGCGCGGGCCGCTGCAGAGGAGGAATCGGCATGACACTCTTTATCGGCGCCGTAGACGACGACCGCGATATCCTCTACACCCTGGAGGCCATGGCCGCAAGTCAGGGATGGAACATGCAGACCACCGCCGACCCGGCGCAGTGCCTCGGCTGGGTCCGCGACGACGCCGTGGACATCCTTCTGGTGGACTACCACATGCCCACCAGAAACGGCAGGGAGGTGGTGCTGGAAGCACGGCGCCACTCCTCCAAGGTGCTGCTGGTGGCCCTCACCGTGGAGGACCGCGAGGACATCGCCCGGGAACTCCTGCTGGCCGGGGCCGACGACTTCGTCACCAAGCCCCTCCGCCTGGCCGACTTCGCCTCGCGGATCAGGCTGCACACCCAGCTGGTGGAGCAGCGCCGCACCCTCCACTGGGAGGAACGGAGCAAGGGCCTGAACGAGGAGACCGAGCGCCGCGTCCTGCAGTACGTCAAGGGCGCGCCGGGCCCCATGGGGTGTAGGGAGGTCGGCGCGGGCTGCAATCTGGCCTCGGTGACGGCCAGGCGCTACCTGGAACATCTGGTCTCCCGGGGGACGCTCTCCCGCTGCCTCGGCGACCCCGGCGGCAGACCGGGCCGTCCGCCGGTGCTCTACACCCCGGCGGGAGACTGACCGCCGGTTGCGGCGGCGCCAAGAATGCAGTAGTGTGCACAAAACATTGCAGGGAGAGAGGGAGGCATCATCATGAAGGTAGTCGGATTCAACGGAAGCCCCAGAGAGCAGGGGAATACAGCCGCCATGATCGGCGAGGTCTTCGCCGCACTCCGGAAGGAAGGCATCGAGACGGAGCTGGTGCAGGTCGGCGGGAAGCCGGTCCGCGGCTGTACGGCCTGCATGCGGTGCCGGGAATCGGCGGACGGAACATGCGTGATCAACGACGACGAACTCAACGACTGGCTGCAGAAGATGGCGGCCGCCGACGGCATCATCCTCGGCTCGCCCACCTACTTCTCGGACCTCACCCCGGAGATGAAAGCCCTCATCGACCGGGCCGGCTTTGTGGCCAGAGGCAGCGGCGGTCTGCTGCGGCGCAAGGTCGGCGCCGCCGTGGTGGCCGTCCGGCGGGCCGGCGGGGTGCATGTCTTCGACTCCATCAACCATCTCTTCCTGATCAGCGAGATGATCGTCCCCGGTTCGGTCTACTGGAACATCGGCCAGGCCCGGGATATCGGCGACTTCGCCAGAGACGAGGAGGGCATCGCCACCATGCGGAAGCTGGGCGAGAACATGGCCTGGCTGCTCAAGCGCGTGGCTGCATAGCCCGCAGGGCCCCGGGAGAGGAGTGGCCGGCCGCGGCCGTTGCCTGCGCTGACGAGCTGCTTTGCTCTGTTGCTAGAGCACTGTTTTGTGTTATGCTTATGTTTGTCGTACAGATGGTTTTAGAGGAGAGGCGGTGGTAGCGATGCGGTGTGGAGTCAGACAGGCGTGGCGACAGGGGTTCACCCTGCCCATTGTGATCGTTGTTCTGGTGGCTGTGATGCTCATTGTAGGCACCAGTTTCTACATTGTTACGGGGTACTTCTCCCCCTCCGAAGAGACGGTGAGCCGGCTTGAGCTGGATAACGCCGCCCTCTCCGCGCTGGGGGAAGGGAAGAACTGGCTCTACGACCACTGCCGGAGCGGCGACGAACCGCCCGTCTGGGTGGACAATAACGATAACGGCTCTCTCGACATCGGTGACGGAGCTCCACTCTACCGTGCCCTGGTGGCCATCTCCTCCCGCGACCACACCAGCCGCGATCTCTACCGGGCCTACAGCTCCTACGACGACCAGATCCAGGCCTGGGTCTCCGTCCTGGACCAGAACTACACGCCGGCCCACGAAGAGGAGGCCTACGCCGCCTGCGTCCCGGCGCAGCGGATGGCGCCCGATGGGGGCGGGGACGCGGACGCGGGTGCCTCGGGAACCGGCGGAACTGTTTCTCCTGCGGAGCCCGATTCGGGGGATGTGGGGCTGGGTCCGATACCGGAGCCGTCAGGAGAGCCATTGTATGTCGGCGATGCCTGGAGCACTGTCTCGCCGGATTAT
This genomic stretch from Synergistales bacterium harbors:
- the ggt gene encoding gamma-glutamyltransferase; translation: ASATRDMYASEQAKEEQWRKYHGKAVGVPGTVAGMAMALEKYGTMTLAEVLQPAIKLAEEGFPLAGVTSNAAESHFDTLTKWNTDKNLEPFFKDGLPQEPGVHIKLPRLAEAFKLLAKDGTKAFYHGPIGEAVVKAVNKAEGHMTMEDLANYEVKIRKPAEGTYRGYKIYSMCPPSSGGVTLVEILNILENFPLYQWGHNSPKTIHHMAEAFKMAFADRGTYLADPAFVDIPMEGLLSKEYAKELAGKIKADSVMTDIPAGDPSAYEHHSTTHTSVADEAGNIVSFTQTINYFFGSSVIDEKYGIILNNELADFSSNPESVNAPEPGKRPLSSMSPSIVLDHDGEPFLAAGTPGAWRIITSMAQIVSNIVDYDMSIDGAIEAPRFTCRSVGGSPDKLKLESRIPQVVVDALAGMGYEIEMKDAYDLYFGGAQGILWKGPALLGGADSRRDGAAVGY
- a CDS encoding flavodoxin family protein, which codes for MKVVGFNGSPREQGNTAAMIGEVFAALRKEGIETELVQVGGKPVRGCTACMRCRESADGTCVINDDELNDWLQKMAAADGIILGSPTYFSDLTPEMKALIDRAGFVARGSGGLLRRKVGAAVVAVRRAGGVHVFDSINHLFLISEMIVPGSVYWNIGQARDIGDFARDEEGIATMRKLGENMAWLLKRVAA
- a CDS encoding HAMP domain-containing histidine kinase, with product MNGQPPNGEALQRGQVFLLWCPMFFALWIAFSWIPPTPVFHFMDVAAQSGDSGYLLAAASVLVLFNTARAIPLYLAWFLLGDTLSEWHRRTAHLSWALPLAGIPLSYLVMSRMVAPHFGIPAVLSVASVLALLVLTRQVKGWGNKSLALGVLVFSFQWLDIIPSLTAVGAGRGELSLAIKNLALLMDRANVLETTGWIVFFSLFAGAMVTNELLVSYSLRLRQLHLLRAKEQELARLRMNSLEQRNVMEKQHLVHDLKRPLTTILGLSDVLRATLAEGAGRRHADHLSDAALSMSDMISEILSEKARRELPVAEVVDYTLNQVSPFPWRDRIATHLPEPLGRQTVRVNLVRFSRALVNLLDNARRATEGVRDAAIELAVEGREGELAFAVRDNGPGFAKERGDSGWSSTGLGLDYVRGVAENHRGRLEISRAPGITEAAVVLARAAAEEESA
- a CDS encoding response regulator, which produces MTLFIGAVDDDRDILYTLEAMAASQGWNMQTTADPAQCLGWVRDDAVDILLVDYHMPTRNGREVVLEARRHSSKVLLVALTVEDREDIARELLLAGADDFVTKPLRLADFASRIRLHTQLVEQRRTLHWEERSKGLNEETERRVLQYVKGAPGPMGCREVGAGCNLASVTARRYLEHLVSRGTLSRCLGDPGGRPGRPPVLYTPAGD